In Thermoproteota archaeon, one DNA window encodes the following:
- a CDS encoding PEFG-CTERM sorting domain-containing protein, whose product MESCKLNFGKNHQKAVLVVLLTVSIISVSSFSFASAAGGISLTASAEGRPSQIDISGETTRTSDITITVTAPNRNVVSIAQITPTADGTYAAKINTGGLLWSQDGFYKITAQQGTGGIFKVALEVEVKGGKVITPYAFISSLEDGRVAALEPERGLTLFADAIEGSTTITANGHTTSFNDITLTVKAPNGNVVSIAQILPDINGNFEKKITTGGPLWKQDGFYKITAQQGEGGQFKSTVEVEIIDGRVIPEFGAIAALILAVAIISIIAVSARSRLSIMPKY is encoded by the coding sequence ATGGAATCTTGTAAATTGAATTTCGGGAAAAACCATCAAAAGGCAGTTTTAGTAGTTTTACTTACAGTTTCAATTATCTCCGTTTCATCATTTAGCTTTGCAAGTGCTGCCGGAGGAATCTCATTAACTGCTTCTGCAGAAGGTAGACCATCCCAAATTGATATCAGCGGAGAAACAACAAGAACCTCAGATATCACAATTACAGTAACAGCACCAAACAGAAATGTGGTTTCAATTGCTCAGATAACTCCAACTGCAGATGGAACTTATGCAGCTAAAATAAACACTGGTGGTTTACTTTGGAGCCAAGATGGATTTTACAAGATTACTGCTCAACAAGGAACAGGTGGAATTTTCAAAGTCGCTTTAGAAGTAGAAGTTAAAGGCGGCAAAGTCATAACACCATATGCATTCATCTCTTCTCTTGAGGATGGAAGGGTAGCAGCATTAGAACCAGAGAGAGGATTGACGCTCTTTGCAGATGCAATTGAAGGTTCTACAACTATTACAGCAAATGGACATACAACATCATTTAATGATATTACACTCACAGTAAAGGCACCAAATGGAAACGTAGTTTCAATTGCTCAGATTTTACCAGACATCAATGGTAACTTTGAGAAAAAGATCACAACTGGTGGTCCACTATGGAAACAAGATGGATTTTACAAGATTACTGCTCAACAAGGAGAAGGCGGTCAATTCAAGAGCACTGTAGAAGTTGAAATTATCGACGGAAGAGTAATTCCAGAATTTGGCGCAATTGCAGCCTTGATTTTGGCAGTAGCAATTATCTCAATAATTGCAGTATCTGCAAGATCAAGACTTAGTATTATGCCAAAATACTAG
- a CDS encoding PEFG-CTERM sorting domain-containing protein, producing the protein MNTRTTYALLAILATVGTLSVAPAAFGAYSEEACPDCDGADNRQKAMASADNEIPITVKTDKKTYGHDTTINVSGTVAYYKTGVPVTITVVSPSNNIVTVQQIDVNQDRTFKTALNTAGSLWKYDGTYVIRAQYGSQDINNRVLVELTGGVGKSTDKPKVCSASELNASGSCIPFTISTGSVTSASINTASKSLVIMIESVNDGTLTLTPSQEIISGVHTILVDGEQWDDVTINGNEITIMFLGGAEKIEIFGAKVIPEFGAIAALILAVAIISIIAVSARSRLSIMPKY; encoded by the coding sequence ATGAATACTCGTACCACGTACGCACTACTAGCCATATTGGCCACAGTAGGAACTTTATCAGTTGCACCAGCAGCCTTTGGCGCTTATTCTGAAGAAGCCTGTCCAGATTGTGACGGTGCTGATAATCGTCAGAAAGCCATGGCTTCAGCAGACAATGAGATTCCTATAACGGTCAAGACTGACAAGAAAACTTATGGTCATGACACTACAATCAATGTTAGCGGCACAGTTGCATATTACAAAACAGGAGTCCCAGTTACAATAACTGTGGTAAGCCCATCAAACAATATTGTCACTGTCCAACAAATTGATGTAAATCAAGATAGAACATTCAAGACTGCATTAAACACTGCAGGAAGCCTGTGGAAATATGACGGAACTTATGTTATCAGAGCTCAATATGGTTCACAAGATATCAACAATAGAGTACTTGTTGAACTAACAGGCGGAGTCGGCAAATCTACAGATAAACCAAAAGTATGTTCTGCATCAGAACTTAATGCAAGTGGAAGTTGCATTCCATTTACAATATCTACTGGCTCAGTAACAAGTGCAAGCATCAATACAGCAAGCAAATCATTAGTAATAATGATTGAATCTGTTAATGACGGTACATTGACTTTGACTCCATCACAAGAAATCATCAGTGGCGTTCACACCATTTTAGTTGATGGCGAACAATGGGATGATGTTACTATCAACGGTAACGAAATCACCATAATGTTCCTTGGAGGGGCTGAGAAGATAGAAATCTTTGGTGCAAAAGTAATTCCAGAATTTGGCGCAATTGCAGCCTTGATTTTGGCAGTAGCAATTATCTCAATAATTGCAGTATCTGCAAGATCAAGACTTAGTATTATGCCAAAATACTAA
- a CDS encoding PEFG-CTERM sorting domain-containing protein, whose product MSTRLSVLALSAILVASIGLTPAFGQIVEPIRVSTDLPSYSDGDTVIISGEVKELLSGFPVTLQVISANGNLVTVKQLDVGTDKKFGTELTAGGALWKSKGTYTVKVLYGTESRTAEATFEFGGSTGQPGTKPTGPTIQVGEFAIGYSITGGSLLSITPDEESKSLILEISTTGDGQLTINLPRAVIDAKLGGCSGEDDDFFVLIDGQEEDFDEVLTSDMRTLTISFLEGSEVIEIIGTCVIPEFGAIAALILAVAIISIIAVSARSRLSIMPKY is encoded by the coding sequence ATGAGTACTCGTCTTTCGGTGTTAGCTTTATCTGCAATTTTAGTTGCAAGTATCGGACTAACACCAGCTTTTGGACAGATCGTAGAACCAATCCGTGTTAGTACAGATCTTCCTTCATATTCTGATGGAGACACTGTAATAATATCTGGAGAAGTCAAAGAACTTCTCTCAGGATTTCCTGTGACCCTACAAGTCATATCAGCAAATGGTAACTTGGTTACTGTAAAACAACTTGACGTCGGTACCGACAAAAAATTTGGTACTGAGTTAACTGCTGGTGGAGCTCTTTGGAAGTCAAAAGGAACATACACTGTAAAGGTTCTCTACGGTACTGAATCTAGAACTGCTGAAGCTACCTTTGAATTCGGTGGATCAACAGGACAACCAGGCACAAAACCAACAGGACCTACAATACAAGTTGGAGAATTTGCAATTGGATACTCTATTACTGGTGGAAGCTTACTTAGCATCACACCAGATGAGGAATCAAAGTCTCTAATCTTAGAGATATCTACAACTGGCGATGGTCAATTAACCATTAACTTACCCAGAGCAGTAATAGATGCAAAACTAGGTGGCTGTAGTGGTGAAGATGACGATTTCTTCGTATTGATTGATGGTCAAGAAGAGGACTTTGATGAAGTGTTAACTTCAGACATGAGGACTTTGACTATCTCATTCCTAGAAGGATCTGAAGTAATCGAAATAATCGGTACCTGTGTAATTCCAGAATTTGGCGCAATTGCAGCCTTGATTTTGGCAGTAGCAATTATCTCAATAATTGCAGTATCTGCAAGATCAAGACTTAGTATTATGCCAAAATACTAG
- a CDS encoding DNA-directed RNA polymerase subunit H, with translation MASKKIPILVPDHVYVPKHEIMTKKEAEEVLQKFNCQPTELPLIFVNDPAIMGLGVKPGDMIKITRKSSTAGDSLYYRYVVEV, from the coding sequence ATGGCATCTAAGAAAATCCCAATTTTAGTTCCAGATCACGTTTATGTTCCAAAACACGAAATCATGACAAAAAAGGAAGCAGAAGAAGTATTGCAAAAATTCAACTGCCAACCAACAGAACTCCCACTTATCTTTGTAAATGATCCTGCGATTATGGGACTTGGTGTAAAACCAGGTGATATGATTAAGATTACCAGAAAAAGTAGCACTGCTGGCGACAGCCTATACTATCGATACGTGGTGGAAGTCTAA